A region of Takifugu flavidus isolate HTHZ2018 chromosome 2, ASM371156v2, whole genome shotgun sequence DNA encodes the following proteins:
- the saa gene encoding serum amyloid A isoform X4: MSAKMKMLLAVIALALLVEANAQSGGFMKQFAQGSADMLRAYRDMREANWKGADKYFHARGNSDAAARGAGGRVAAAVISNTWEGIQRARGRHAEDSEADQRANRWGRNGGDPNHFRPKGLPSKY, encoded by the exons GATTGCTCTGGCTCTCCTTGTGGAAGCGAATGCCCAGTCAGGCGGTTTCATGAAGCAGTTTGCTCAAG GATCTGCTGACATGTTGCGAGCCTACAGGGATATGAGGGAGGCCAACTGGAAGGGCGCGGACAAATACTTTCACGCCAGAGGAAACTCCGATGCTGCCGCAAGAGGAGCGGGGGGGAGAGTGGCTGCTGCGGTGATCAG CAATACCTGGGAAGGGATTCAGAGAGCGAGGGGCCGCCATGCAGAAGACTCTGAAGCCGATCAGAGAGCAAACCGCTGGGGCAGGAATGGAGGCGATCCTAACCATTTCAGACCAAAGGGGCTTCCTTCTAAATATTAG
- the terb2 gene encoding telomere repeats-binding bouquet formation protein 2 isoform X1, with product MFRNKTAWFSSSVPPACQHFWISEGGSVARWRKADYLFSEDATCPDTLRIYESRDYLWNQVVVFHSLFLSTCERRRSVRSVYIGHYVLPPASIQDEVREVVGRLIWESFDEQPETESWSMQTDDGPVEGSSRSDSSSSDAHSQGSEDSLGSSLNDSPDRDTCTGYVSMDNLPKYSGDLCDYVPARLRCFSCKAPCCPLDTF from the exons ATGTTTAGGAATAAAACCGCTTGGTTTTCCAGCAGTGTGCCACCAGCCTGCCAACATTTCTGGA TATCGGAGGGTGGGAGTGTTGCCAGGTGGAGGAAAGCAGATTACCTTTTCAGTGAGGATGCAACCTGTCCAGATACTCTCAG GATATATGAGAGCAGAGATTACCTTTGGAACCAAGTGGTGGTGTTTCACAGCCTGTTCCTGTCCACCTGTGAGCGGCGCCGGAGCGTCCGATCGGTGTACATTGGCCACTACGTGCTGCCTCCAGCCTCCATACAGGATG AAGTCAGAGAGGTGGTCGGGAGGTTAATTTGGGAGTCTTTTGATGAGCAGCCTGAAACAGAG AGTTGGAGCATGCAGACGGATGATGGACCTGTCGAAGGATCCAGCAGAAGTGA TTCATCGTCGTCTGACGCACACTCGCAAGGAAGTGAAGACTCTCTGGGTTCCTCTTTGAATGATTCTCCAGACCGTGACACATGTACAG GGTATGTAAGCATGGACAACCTGCCGAAATATTCAGGTGACCTGTGTGATTACGTTCCTGCAAGGTTGAGATGCTTCAGCTGCAAAGCTCCCTGCTGCCCACTGGACACATTCTGA
- the sord gene encoding sorbitol dehydrogenase: MAQENLSAVLYSPGDLRLVHLPVPEPGPNDVLLQMHSVGICGSDVHYWQHGRIADFVVKDPMVLGHEASGRVVKVGSAVKHLKVGDRVAIEPGVPREMDEYFKTGKYNLSPTIFFCATPPDDGNLCRFYKHNANFCYKLPDNVTFEEGALIEPLSVGIHACQRAGVTLGSTVFICGAGPIGLVCLIVAKALGASQVVITDLFPERLALAKELGADFQLKVTGKVEPKQLAKKAEELLGVQPHVAIECTGVESSIQTAIYATRPGGVVVVVGLGSEMVTLPLINAATREVDIRGVFRYRNTWPMAIAMLASGKVNVKPLVTHRFPLEQAVKAFETTRQGIGIKVMLKCDQEDQNP, encoded by the exons ATGGCACAAGAAAATCTGTCCGCTGTGCTTTACTCTCCGGGAGACCTCCGGCTG GTGCACCTCCCCGTACCAGAACCCGGACCCAATG ATGTCTTACTTCAGATGCACTCCGTTGGGATCTGTGGATCAGACGTTCACTACTGGCAGCATGGCAGAATTGCAGACTTTGTTGTCAAAGATCCAATGGTGCTGGGACACGAGGCCTCGGGCCGGGTGGTGAAAGTTGGCTCGGCGGTCAAGCATCTTAAAGTCG GAGACAGAGTGGCCATCGAGCCTGGCGTCCCTCGTGAGATGGACGAGTACTTCAAAACGGGCAAATACAACCTGTCTCCGACCATCTTCTTCTGCGCCACGCCCCCCGACGATGGAAATCTTTGCCGATTCTACAAGCACAATGCCAACTTCTGCTACAA GTTGCCCGACAACGTAACCTTCGAGGAGGGGGCTCTGATCGAACCTCTGTCTGTAGGGATCCACGCGTGCCAGAGGGCCGGTGTGACCCTCGGCAGCACCGTGTTCATCTGTGGTGCAG GACCCATCGGGTTGGTGTGTTTGATTGTTGCCAAGGCTCTGGGGGCGTCTCAGGTCGTCATCACCG ATCTGTTTCCTGAACGCCTGGCGCTGGCCAAAGAGCTGGGGGCCGACTTCCAGCTGAAAGTAACCGGGAAGGTGGAGCCAAAGCAGCTGGCTAAGAAggcggaggagctgctgggcgtTCAGCCTCATGTGGCGATCGAATGCACGGGCGTGGAGAGCAGCATCCAGACCGCCATCTAT gCGACGCGCCCGGGGGGCGTGGTGGTGGTCGTGGGCCTGGGCTCTGAGATGGTCACCCTTCCGCTCATCAACGCCGCCACAAGAGAAGTGGACATCAGAGGGGTTTTCCGCTACCGCAACAC CTGGCCGATGGCCATCGCCATGCTGGCGTCGGGGAAGGTGAACGTGAAGCCCCTGGTGACCCATCGCTTCCCACTGGAGCAGGCGGTCAAGGCTTTTGAGACCACTCGTCAGGGCATCGGGATAAAGGTCATGTTAAAGTGTGACCAGGAGGATCAGAATCCCTGA
- the terb2 gene encoding telomere repeats-binding bouquet formation protein 2 isoform X2 translates to MLIKVSEGGSVARWRKADYLFSEDATCPDTLRIYESRDYLWNQVVVFHSLFLSTCERRRSVRSVYIGHYVLPPASIQDEVREVVGRLIWESFDEQPETESWSMQTDDGPVEGSSRSDSSSSDAHSQGSEDSLGSSLNDSPDRDTCTGYVSMDNLPKYSGDLCDYVPARLRCFSCKAPCCPLDTF, encoded by the exons TATCGGAGGGTGGGAGTGTTGCCAGGTGGAGGAAAGCAGATTACCTTTTCAGTGAGGATGCAACCTGTCCAGATACTCTCAG GATATATGAGAGCAGAGATTACCTTTGGAACCAAGTGGTGGTGTTTCACAGCCTGTTCCTGTCCACCTGTGAGCGGCGCCGGAGCGTCCGATCGGTGTACATTGGCCACTACGTGCTGCCTCCAGCCTCCATACAGGATG AAGTCAGAGAGGTGGTCGGGAGGTTAATTTGGGAGTCTTTTGATGAGCAGCCTGAAACAGAG AGTTGGAGCATGCAGACGGATGATGGACCTGTCGAAGGATCCAGCAGAAGTGA TTCATCGTCGTCTGACGCACACTCGCAAGGAAGTGAAGACTCTCTGGGTTCCTCTTTGAATGATTCTCCAGACCGTGACACATGTACAG GGTATGTAAGCATGGACAACCTGCCGAAATATTCAGGTGACCTGTGTGATTACGTTCCTGCAAGGTTGAGATGCTTCAGCTGCAAAGCTCCCTGCTGCCCACTGGACACATTCTGA
- the saa gene encoding serum amyloid A isoform X3: MSMSAKMKMLLAVIALALLVEANAQSGGFMKQFAQGSADMLRAYRDMREANWKGADKYFHARGNSDAAARGAGGRVAAAVISNTWEGIQRARGRHAEDSEADQRANRWGRNGGDPNHFRPKGLPSKY; this comes from the exons GATTGCTCTGGCTCTCCTTGTGGAAGCGAATGCCCAGTCAGGCGGTTTCATGAAGCAGTTTGCTCAAG GATCTGCTGACATGTTGCGAGCCTACAGGGATATGAGGGAGGCCAACTGGAAGGGCGCGGACAAATACTTTCACGCCAGAGGAAACTCCGATGCTGCCGCAAGAGGAGCGGGGGGGAGAGTGGCTGCTGCGGTGATCAG CAATACCTGGGAAGGGATTCAGAGAGCGAGGGGCCGCCATGCAGAAGACTCTGAAGCCGATCAGAGAGCAAACCGCTGGGGCAGGAATGGAGGCGATCCTAACCATTTCAGACCAAAGGGGCTTCCTTCTAAATATTAG
- the apba2b gene encoding amyloid-beta A4 precursor protein-binding family A member 2 isoform X2, with the protein MACKPPVMAHRKRPGTSGGHIMAAQGLVSVPTPHPTESCERKALASRHRPVRYPKETRDPKALPPTCKVQYVPPKSQKESRDPPEVEAEEADVKHHSSQVQTEPEHQRPATPSTPEHERGRDDRERAEFHGGADSLDDDSSSDYINNTSDDEEDYDDGLAEEDEGVTYYIRYCPEDDSYLEGMDCNSQGDCNHSQGDCSDAAQQGEAHPEESQEEVEGWVQGGEVEGEEREEEWVEDEEGEGTVREEWQDQEEEEVREDWREGDEEVRQEWREEAQLRQDHWVGRERHRVEEWGEGDGEVRCEVVEQDPDEQIYNGRPEPILDHHHHLHHQPGLQDALQTREEEDEAESEEYCPNEEEDEEADGGERHGRAYTGDYYAPEDNGNSVRVSPYRGRKVVVVEGETGEEAEEDIDQIVAEIKMSMSMGSLSSGTDQSPEEMVPEPTLSHYSHPKPGTAPYPQAHHRHDSRPKSLNLPSMHHTNPDLQRDLKAHPRSPEDRQRWTEEAVSNGAEQPRKQQRSDLNIPLENNNVPEPAKKVASFPSFVDVPGPCEPEDLIDGIIFAANYLGSTQLLSERNPSKNIRMMQAQEAVSRVKQSADGDAQTLTEVDLFISTQRIKVLNADSQETMMDNALRTISYIADIGNIVVLMARRRMPRSASQDCIETTPGAPEAKKQYKMICHVFESEDAQLIAQSIGQAFSVAYQEFLRANGINPEDLSQKEYSDIINTQEMYNDDLIHFSNSENCKELQLEKSKGEILGVVIVESGWGSILPTVILANMMNGGPAARSGKLSIGDQIMSINNTSLVGLPLATCQGIIKGLKNQVQVKMNIVSCPPVTTVLIKRPDLKYQLGFSVQNGIICSLMRGGIAERGGVRVGHRIIEINGQSVVATAHEKIVQALSNSVGEIHMKTMPAAMFRLLTGQETPMYI; encoded by the exons ATGGCCTGTAAGCCACCAGTCATGGCTCATAGGAAGAGGCCGGGAACCAGCGGAGGACACATCATGGCTGCTCAAGGCCTTGTCTCCGTCCCCACCCCTCATCCTACAGAATCATGTGAAAGGAAAGCACTTGCCTCCCGGCACCGCCCGGTCCGCTACCCTAAAGAGACACGAGACCCGAAAGCCCTCCCCCCTACCTGCAAGGTGCAATACGTCCCTCCCAAAAGTCAAAAGGAGAGTCGGGATCCTCCGGAGGTGGAGGCTGAAGAGGCTGACGTGAAACACCACAGTAGCCAAGTTCAAACAGAACCAGAGCATCAGCGGCCAGCAACGCCCTCCACACCGGAGCACGAACGAGGCCGAGACGACCGCGAACGGGCTGAGTTCCACGGGGGAGCGGACAGTCTAGATGACGACTCCAGCTCTGACTACATTAACAACACCTCGGATGATGAGGAAGACTATGATGATG GGTTggcagaggaagatgaaggtgtGACATACTACATCCGCTACTGCCCAGAAGATGACAGCTACCTGGAAGGTATGGACTGTAACAGTCAGGGAGACTGCAACCACAGCCAAGGAGACTGCTCTGACGCCGCCCAGCAAGGTGAAGCGCACCCTGAGgagagccaggaggaggtggaaggttGGGTCCAGGGGGGAGAAGTAGaaggggaggaaagggaggaagaatgggttgaggatgaggagggagagggcACAGTAAGGGAGGAGTGGCAAgatcaggaggaagaagaagtgaGAGAAGATTGGAGAGAGGGGGACGAGGAAGTGAGGCAGGAATGGAGAGAGGAGGCCCAGCTGAGACAAGACCACTGGGTGGGTCGTGAGCGACACAGGGTGGAAGAGTGGGGAGAAGGAGACGGGGAGGTCCGCTGCGAGGTGGTGGAGCAAGATCCAGACGAACAGATATATAATGGAAGACCAGAACCCATCCTggatcatcatcaccatctccaccaccaACCTGGTTTGCAAGACGCCCTGCAGActagagaggaagaggatgaggccGAAAGTGAGGAGTACTGCCccaatgaggaagaggacgaggaggcagatggaggggAAAGACATGGCAGGGCCTACACAGGGGACTACTATGCACCAGAGGACAATGGGAACTCAGTGCGGGTTTCTCCATATCGTGGGCGTAAGGTGGTGGTGGTAGAGGGAGAaacaggagaggaagcagaggaggacattGACCAAATAGTGGCTGAGATCAAGATGAGCATGAGTATGGGCAGTCTGAGCAGTGGCACTGACCAAAGTCCAGAGGAGATGGTGCCAGAGCCCACATTAAGTCACTACTCCCACCCTAAGCCGGGCACAGCCCCCTATCCCCAAGCTCACCATCGCCATGACAGCAGGCCCAAGTCTTTGAACCTGCCCTCCATGCACCACACAAATCCTGACCTCCAGAGGGACCTCAAAGCACATCCACGCTCCCCAGAAGACcgacagagatggacagaggaggCG GTGAGCAACGGCGCAGAGCAGCCCAGGAAGCAACAGCGCTCCGACCTCAACATTCCCCTGGAGAACAATAATGTGCCAGAG ccagCGAAAAAGGTGGCGTCCTTCCCCAGCTTTGTCGACG TCCCAGGACCCTGTGAACCAGAGGACCTGATTGATGGAATTATCTTTGCTGCTAACTACCTGGGCTCCACTCAGCTGCTGTCTGAGAGGAACCCTTCCAAGAACATACGCATGATGCAGGCCCAGGAGGCTGTCAGCAGGGTCAAG CAAAGTGCGGACGGAGACGCACAAACCCTGACGGAGGTGGATCTGTTCATCTCCACCCAAAGGATCAAAGTCCTCAACGCAGACTCTCAG GAGACCATGATGGACAACGCGCTGCGCACCATATCCTACATCGCAGATATCGGGAACATCGTGGTGCTGATGGCCAGGCGCCGCATGCCCCGATCGGCCTCACAGGACTGCATTGAAACAACGCCGGGGGCACCGGAGGCCAAGAAGCAGTACAAGATGATTTGCCACGTCTTTGAGTCCGAGGAC GCGCAGCTTATTGCTCAGTCCATCGGTCAGGCTTTCAGCGTAGCTTACCAGGAGTTCCTGAGAGCCAACGGCATCAACCCCGAGGACCTGAGTCAGAAGGAGtacagtgacatcatcaacaCACAGGAGATGTACAACGATGACCTCATCCACTTCTCCAACTCTGAGAACTGCAAAGAG TTGCAGCTGGAGAAGAGTAAGGGGGAGATCCTGGGCGTGGTGATCGTGGAGTCCGGCTGGGGATCCATCCTGCCCACAGTCATCCTAGCCAACATGATGAACGGCGGCCCTGCGGCTCGCTCTGGAAAACTCAGCATCGGAGACCAGATCATGTCCATCAACAACACCAGCCTCGTGGGGCTGCCCCTCGCCACCTGTCAGGGAATCATTAAG GGCTTGAAGAACCAGGTTCAGGTGAAGATGAAcatcgtcagttgtcctcctgTCACCACTGTCCTCATTAAGAGACCGGATCTCAAATATCAGCTGGGCTTCAGCGTCCAGAACGGCATC ATATGCAGCCTGATGCGAGGAGGCATCGCCGAGCGCGGCGGCGTCCGCGTGGGTCACAGGATCATCGAGATTAACGGACAGAGCGTGGTGGCCACAGCGCACGAGAAGATTGTCCAGGCCCTGTCCAACTCTGTCGGAGAG ATCCACATGAAAACCATGCCAGCCGCCATGTTCAGACTCCTGACAGGACAGGAGACGCCCATGTACATATAA
- the terb2 gene encoding telomere repeats-binding bouquet formation protein 2 isoform X3 — protein sequence MFRNKTAWFSSSVPPACQHFWISEGGSVARWRKADYLFSEDATCPDTLRIYESRDYLWNQVVVFHSLFLSTCERRRSVRSVYIGHYVLPPASIQDEVREVVGRLIWESFDEQPETESWSMQTDDGPVEGSSRIHRRLTHTRKEVKTLWVPL from the exons ATGTTTAGGAATAAAACCGCTTGGTTTTCCAGCAGTGTGCCACCAGCCTGCCAACATTTCTGGA TATCGGAGGGTGGGAGTGTTGCCAGGTGGAGGAAAGCAGATTACCTTTTCAGTGAGGATGCAACCTGTCCAGATACTCTCAG GATATATGAGAGCAGAGATTACCTTTGGAACCAAGTGGTGGTGTTTCACAGCCTGTTCCTGTCCACCTGTGAGCGGCGCCGGAGCGTCCGATCGGTGTACATTGGCCACTACGTGCTGCCTCCAGCCTCCATACAGGATG AAGTCAGAGAGGTGGTCGGGAGGTTAATTTGGGAGTCTTTTGATGAGCAGCCTGAAACAGAG AGTTGGAGCATGCAGACGGATGATGGACCTGTCGAAGGATCCAGCAGAA TTCATCGTCGTCTGACGCACACTCGCAAGGAAGTGAAGACTCTCTGGGTTCCTCTTTGA
- the apba2b gene encoding amyloid-beta A4 precursor protein-binding family A member 2 isoform X1, with the protein MACKPPVMAHRKRPGTSGGHIMAAQGLVSVPTPHPTESCERKALASRHRPVRYPKETRDPKALPPTCKVQYVPPKSQKESRDPPEVEAEEADVKHHSSQVQTEPEHQRPATPSTPEHERGRDDRERAEFHGGADSLDDDSSSDYINNTSDDEEDYDDGLAEEDEGVTYYIRYCPEDDSYLEGMDCNSQGDCNHSQGDCSDAAQQGEAHPEESQEEVEGWVQGGEVEGEEREEEWVEDEEGEGTVREEWQDQEEEEVREDWREGDEEVRQEWREEAQLRQDHWVGRERHRVEEWGEGDGEVRCEVVEQDPDEQIYNGRPEPILDHHHHLHHQPGLQDALQTREEEDEAESEEYCPNEEEDEEADGGERHGRAYTGDYYAPEDNGNSVRVSPYRGRKVVVVEGETGEEAEEDIDQIVAEIKMSMSMGSLSSGTDQSPEEMVPEPTLSHYSHPKPGTAPYPQAHHRHDSRPKSLNLPSMHHTNPDLQRDLKAHPRSPEDRQRWTEEAVSNGAEQPRKQQRSDLNIPLENNNVPEPAKKVASFPSFVDVPGPCEPEDLIDGIIFAANYLGSTQLLSERNPSKNIRMMQAQEAVSRVKRVQKAAKIKKKAQSADGDAQTLTEVDLFISTQRIKVLNADSQETMMDNALRTISYIADIGNIVVLMARRRMPRSASQDCIETTPGAPEAKKQYKMICHVFESEDAQLIAQSIGQAFSVAYQEFLRANGINPEDLSQKEYSDIINTQEMYNDDLIHFSNSENCKELQLEKSKGEILGVVIVESGWGSILPTVILANMMNGGPAARSGKLSIGDQIMSINNTSLVGLPLATCQGIIKGLKNQVQVKMNIVSCPPVTTVLIKRPDLKYQLGFSVQNGIICSLMRGGIAERGGVRVGHRIIEINGQSVVATAHEKIVQALSNSVGEIHMKTMPAAMFRLLTGQETPMYI; encoded by the exons ATGGCCTGTAAGCCACCAGTCATGGCTCATAGGAAGAGGCCGGGAACCAGCGGAGGACACATCATGGCTGCTCAAGGCCTTGTCTCCGTCCCCACCCCTCATCCTACAGAATCATGTGAAAGGAAAGCACTTGCCTCCCGGCACCGCCCGGTCCGCTACCCTAAAGAGACACGAGACCCGAAAGCCCTCCCCCCTACCTGCAAGGTGCAATACGTCCCTCCCAAAAGTCAAAAGGAGAGTCGGGATCCTCCGGAGGTGGAGGCTGAAGAGGCTGACGTGAAACACCACAGTAGCCAAGTTCAAACAGAACCAGAGCATCAGCGGCCAGCAACGCCCTCCACACCGGAGCACGAACGAGGCCGAGACGACCGCGAACGGGCTGAGTTCCACGGGGGAGCGGACAGTCTAGATGACGACTCCAGCTCTGACTACATTAACAACACCTCGGATGATGAGGAAGACTATGATGATG GGTTggcagaggaagatgaaggtgtGACATACTACATCCGCTACTGCCCAGAAGATGACAGCTACCTGGAAGGTATGGACTGTAACAGTCAGGGAGACTGCAACCACAGCCAAGGAGACTGCTCTGACGCCGCCCAGCAAGGTGAAGCGCACCCTGAGgagagccaggaggaggtggaaggttGGGTCCAGGGGGGAGAAGTAGaaggggaggaaagggaggaagaatgggttgaggatgaggagggagagggcACAGTAAGGGAGGAGTGGCAAgatcaggaggaagaagaagtgaGAGAAGATTGGAGAGAGGGGGACGAGGAAGTGAGGCAGGAATGGAGAGAGGAGGCCCAGCTGAGACAAGACCACTGGGTGGGTCGTGAGCGACACAGGGTGGAAGAGTGGGGAGAAGGAGACGGGGAGGTCCGCTGCGAGGTGGTGGAGCAAGATCCAGACGAACAGATATATAATGGAAGACCAGAACCCATCCTggatcatcatcaccatctccaccaccaACCTGGTTTGCAAGACGCCCTGCAGActagagaggaagaggatgaggccGAAAGTGAGGAGTACTGCCccaatgaggaagaggacgaggaggcagatggaggggAAAGACATGGCAGGGCCTACACAGGGGACTACTATGCACCAGAGGACAATGGGAACTCAGTGCGGGTTTCTCCATATCGTGGGCGTAAGGTGGTGGTGGTAGAGGGAGAaacaggagaggaagcagaggaggacattGACCAAATAGTGGCTGAGATCAAGATGAGCATGAGTATGGGCAGTCTGAGCAGTGGCACTGACCAAAGTCCAGAGGAGATGGTGCCAGAGCCCACATTAAGTCACTACTCCCACCCTAAGCCGGGCACAGCCCCCTATCCCCAAGCTCACCATCGCCATGACAGCAGGCCCAAGTCTTTGAACCTGCCCTCCATGCACCACACAAATCCTGACCTCCAGAGGGACCTCAAAGCACATCCACGCTCCCCAGAAGACcgacagagatggacagaggaggCG GTGAGCAACGGCGCAGAGCAGCCCAGGAAGCAACAGCGCTCCGACCTCAACATTCCCCTGGAGAACAATAATGTGCCAGAG ccagCGAAAAAGGTGGCGTCCTTCCCCAGCTTTGTCGACG TCCCAGGACCCTGTGAACCAGAGGACCTGATTGATGGAATTATCTTTGCTGCTAACTACCTGGGCTCCACTCAGCTGCTGTCTGAGAGGAACCCTTCCAAGAACATACGCATGATGCAGGCCCAGGAGGCTGTCAGCAGGGTCAAG AGGGTACAGAAGGCTgccaaaatcaagaaaaaggcg CAAAGTGCGGACGGAGACGCACAAACCCTGACGGAGGTGGATCTGTTCATCTCCACCCAAAGGATCAAAGTCCTCAACGCAGACTCTCAG GAGACCATGATGGACAACGCGCTGCGCACCATATCCTACATCGCAGATATCGGGAACATCGTGGTGCTGATGGCCAGGCGCCGCATGCCCCGATCGGCCTCACAGGACTGCATTGAAACAACGCCGGGGGCACCGGAGGCCAAGAAGCAGTACAAGATGATTTGCCACGTCTTTGAGTCCGAGGAC GCGCAGCTTATTGCTCAGTCCATCGGTCAGGCTTTCAGCGTAGCTTACCAGGAGTTCCTGAGAGCCAACGGCATCAACCCCGAGGACCTGAGTCAGAAGGAGtacagtgacatcatcaacaCACAGGAGATGTACAACGATGACCTCATCCACTTCTCCAACTCTGAGAACTGCAAAGAG TTGCAGCTGGAGAAGAGTAAGGGGGAGATCCTGGGCGTGGTGATCGTGGAGTCCGGCTGGGGATCCATCCTGCCCACAGTCATCCTAGCCAACATGATGAACGGCGGCCCTGCGGCTCGCTCTGGAAAACTCAGCATCGGAGACCAGATCATGTCCATCAACAACACCAGCCTCGTGGGGCTGCCCCTCGCCACCTGTCAGGGAATCATTAAG GGCTTGAAGAACCAGGTTCAGGTGAAGATGAAcatcgtcagttgtcctcctgTCACCACTGTCCTCATTAAGAGACCGGATCTCAAATATCAGCTGGGCTTCAGCGTCCAGAACGGCATC ATATGCAGCCTGATGCGAGGAGGCATCGCCGAGCGCGGCGGCGTCCGCGTGGGTCACAGGATCATCGAGATTAACGGACAGAGCGTGGTGGCCACAGCGCACGAGAAGATTGTCCAGGCCCTGTCCAACTCTGTCGGAGAG ATCCACATGAAAACCATGCCAGCCGCCATGTTCAGACTCCTGACAGGACAGGAGACGCCCATGTACATATAA